The following DNA comes from Alienimonas californiensis.
GGATCGTCGGTGGTGTAGTACCGATAATTGTACGCCTGGGTGTACTGGTCGCCGGCGCCGACGGGCTTGCCGTGGTCGTCCTCGACCCATTTGAGCAGCCCGCTGCCCGGGTCGCCGGGGGTGACGAAGGGGTCGATCGGGGCCTGCTCCATCGGCGGCTGGACGCCGGCGTACCGTTCGTCGAAGGCCTCCTCCGGCTCCCGGCCGACGCGGTAGGACACGCCCGCCCGGGCCAGCAGTTCGCCGTCGTAGCCGGCGTCGATGAAGACCTTCGCCCGGACCGTCAGCGCCCCCGCCCGCTCCGCCTCGGCGGGGGGACAGGCGAGTTCGTCGAAGGGGGCGTAATCGAACGTCACGCTGCGGATGCGGCCGTCCTCTTTCGTGACGGAGCCCACGCGATATTCGAACCGCACGGGAATCCCCGCCTCGTCGATCAGCTTCTGAAAGTCGGCCCGGATGGCGGCGGTCTCCTCGGAGTGCGTCTTCGGCCGTTCGCAGGCGGGGTCCAGGCGGCCCAGCGTCTTTAATAAGTCCCGCGTCATGCCGCCGGTGGCGGCGTAGTTGGGGCAGTCCTGCATCGGCTTGAGCCCCGCCCCCAGAATGCCGCCGGCGTAGGGGTTGGGCGAGACGATCAGCACGTCCTTCCCAGCCCGCTCCACCGCTAACGCGGCCAGAATGCCCGAGGGCGTGGCGGCGTAAATGCAAATGTCCGTCTCGATCGTCTCCCGCTCGGCCGGGACGGCACCGGGCCGACGCTCCGGCGGATCCTGGGCGAATGCCGCCCCCCGGGCCAGCGGGGACGACGCCAGCGAACACAGGAGGACCAGTGCGAGCGAACGGATCATGGTCGTCTCAAGAATTCGGCAAATCGACAGCGACTCCCGCCGCGGCCACGGTCTAGGCCACGGAGCGCGGTTGCGTCCTCAATCTTAACGAGGCGACGATTCGCCGTCCCCGTCGAGGCGCACCCATAACTCGCGATGACGCCCCTCCGCGGCCGGGAACCGGCCGCCCCGGAGGGCCTGGGACAGCGGCTGCCAACCCGGTTCCTCCGGCGGTTCCAGCAGGGCGTACCCCAACAGGGCGCGCCAGTCGCTCCGACGTTCCGCCAGCGAGAGGCCGCGGACCTCGGCGAAGTAATCCGCATGGGGGTGCTCCGCCGGCAGGTCGAGTGCCAGCGGTTCGGACTTAACGAACAGGTAGGGATCGGCGGTGACCGCTTCCTCGTTCGTCTGCCGGTTCCGAATGAGAAACACCGGTCGAGAGCCGGGAACCGGTTTGGAATAGAGTTCGAACGACGCCGCGGGGGCGTCGCCAGCGCTCGGCAGGGAGACGGATCGCAGAGCCGTCGACGCCCGCGGGAATTGCAGCAGGCCGTAATCCACGTGCGGCACCAATTCGGCGGCCCGGCGCTGCGCCTCGGCGCTCGGGCCGACGACCAGATAGCTGCGGAACCAGATCGTCGAGTCCGGCACGATGCGCAGTTTCGGGATGATCTCGCACACGTCGTAATTGCGGAACGAGTTGGCAGGACGCTCGGCCCAGTCCTGCCACTGCGTTCGATAAAGCGGTTCGCTGGCGCGCCAGTCGCGGTACAGCGAGTGTTTGAATTGAACGTACGGTTCGCCGGCGTCGCGGCGGGCGAGCTCCGCTTCGAGGTGTTTATCGCGTCCGAACACCAGTGCCAGACTGGGGCTGTCGGCGGCCTCGGAGGCGCTGGAGAGGTTCCAGCCGCCGGTTTTCCGCACGTCGATCGTGCCGTGTTCGCTCAGGAGGCCCTCCCGTTGAAGCAGTTCGCCCGTCGGCGAACTGACGCGCCGCACCGGCAGACTGCTGACCCGCGTGCCGCCCCAGGGAGCGTTCAGGTGGTCGAACACCACGTCCTCCCGGTCCCCGAAGTGATGGACGACCCAGGTCAGCTCGATCACGCCGTCGCCCGCGTCGCGGACCTGCGTGTAATACAACAGCGGCGAGCGGTGAATCGTCTTGAGCTGCGGCACGAGCCCCCAGTTCAACATCCGGGCGGTCCCCGTCGCTTCGTCGTAGTCCGACGCGAGCAGCGGGCAATACAGCGAGGTCGCCTCCCCGGGGACGTACGCCCCGGAGTTGTGAATAAAAAACGTGTCCTCGTACCCGCTGTCCCGCAGCGCCCGGGCGAAGGCGGGCGGGACAGGGCCGGCCTTCTCGACCGCGGCGAGGCCGTTATAGCGCGTGCAAACGGCGACGAACTGCCAGACCTCGTCGTTCCAGGGCGACAGCTTACCGCCCGGCGCCCGCCAGGACGGCGGCATGCTTTCCCCGAACGGCCCCTGCAAGGAATAAATCTGGCCGCCGCGGCCGAGCCGCAGACGGAACGAATTCTCCGGCCGCTGGTCGTGCCGCATCTCCAGATGGAAGACCGCCCGCTCGTCGAGCCGCTCGTCCCAGAGGGCCGGGTCGGTGGGCGTGAACGCCTCGATCAACTGCGTTTCGCCGCGGCGGTCCGGAGCCACGGTCGCCGTCGGCGGCGGGAACACGTCCAGCAATGCGGCGCCGTCCGTCGGCGGCGCGGGGTCCGCGGCGACCTGCGGCGGCTCCCAACGCAGATCGCGGAAGCGCGGCGGCCCCTGCCAGGAACCGCCGACGACGCGGGACGGCCGGGCGTCGCCGCGGGAGCCTCGCAATCGCTCCGCCTCGCTGAGCGTTAACTGCCTAACGCCGCCCCAGTCGGTTCGCGGTTCGCCGTCGAAGTTCTGGAACTCTTCCGGCGACAGCGATACCGTCCGCCACCCGCCGTCGGTCGGGCGGACCGGGACGACGGCGACATAGTCGTCGAGCCGGATCACTAACTCGTTCGCCTGCTCGGACTGCACGTCGACGGCTAGCCGCCCGCCCGCCGGCGCCGCATAGAACTCGTCCGAGATTTTATTCGTGGTGCGGCCCCACCGTTCGGGCGTGTTCGTGAACCACGCCCGCTCCCAGCCCGGTTCGAACGTCTCGATCACGACCGGCCCGGAGGTCGCGGGGCGGGTCAGCGCCGGCCGCACGCCGTTCTCCCGGAGATCCTTCGGCGAGGCGACGGTCAACAGCGACGACAGGTTGAAGCGGTCGGTCGTGTACGTCCTGTAGTAGTACCCGGCGCCGGTCACGGGCTCGTCCAGGGCGTACAGCACGTTGGCGTACGCCCACAGCGGGGCGTCCGTCGAGGCGAGCGGCAGCGAGGCCGTCCAGCGGCCGTCGATTTCGACCGCGTCGGCGTGTCGCCAGTAGCGATGCACCACGTCGTCCCGATCCGCGGGCGTCTCGTCCGGCTTGCCGTCCTGCGTGTAATACACGTCGACCGCGAGGATCCGCCGCGAGCGGTCCGGCTCGACGGTCAGCGTCGGCGTCCCGTCGGCGGCCGTGAGGTCGAGGGTCGTCCGCGGCGTTTCCGGCGTGACGAACGTGCCCTTGAGATGCTGATCGAACCACAATTGCGTGGCGACTTCGTATTCCGGGGCGTCCTGGTGGTTGCGGTGCGGCGAGCAGGTCGCCCGCCATTCCTCCGAGGCGATCTCCGAGATCGCCCGCGGCAGATCGCCGATGCGGCCGTGAAAGTCGTTCGACGGGCTGAGAAAAACGATCGGACAATCGACGTGTTTTAAACTCACGTCGTCGCCCAACGTGGCTCGGAATAGCGGGCTGTCGTTGTCCCGATCGCTGATCCCCCCGCAGGAGGGCGCCGCGGCCTTCACGCGGTCGTCGACGGCGGTCATCACCGTGAGTTTCCCGCCCATGGAATGGCCGTAGACGCCGAGGCGGTCGGCGTCGACCTCGGGGCGGCTCTCTAAATACGTCAGCGCCCGGCGGGCGGCGATCGCGGCGAGGAACCACCCGCTGTTCCGCGGCGATTCGACCGCGTCCAGCGTCCAGGCCGCCGGTTGAGCGCTGGGGAAGGCGTTGCGCGGGTTGCGGCCGGGGGCGTGGTAGCCGTCGACGGCGCCCCAATCGGTCGTGACTCGATAGGCCGGGTCGTCCGTCTTCCCGTCCCAGAACAATCGCACCTCGTCCGGTCCCACGCGATAATCCTTGGCGGAGATCCGCCCCGCCCAGGCGATCGAGACGGTCGCGTAGCCGCGGCGGGCGTTCGTCAGGCAGGCGTTCTCGTCCGCGAATTGTCCGCCGCCGTGGATCTGGACCAGGCCGGGGACCCTCTTGCCCTCCGCCAGATCGGCCGGGGCGCCGTACACCGCGGCGAGCGTCGCCTTCTCCCCTTTGAATACGCCGATGCGAAACCGCACCACCTTCATCGCGACGCCGTCCTCCTCCCACTCCCGCAGCGTTTCGACCTCCAGCGGTTCGGCCAGGGGATCGAATCCGGCCCACATTTCCTCGAAGTTCGCGGGCGCCCGGCCGTCGGTCAGCGGCGGCAGGGTGTCCGTCGGCGCCCGATCGTCGAACGCCGCCGCGGCGGGCGCGACCGACGCGAACGCGAGGAGAAGCAGGCGGGAAACGACCAAATGCATTTGTATCCCTGAGAATCGTCGCGGACTGGCAGGCACGGATCGCCGGCCGCGGGATTTATTGATGGTAAAGAACGTCGCTCCGGCGGTCCGTCGAACCGACCGACCGCGACGCCAGCCCCGCCGCACCACGGGCGGCGGGGCGGTTCGGGAACTCACCCCGCCTTCAGGTGCTTGTTGAAGAAAGCGATCGTCCGCTCCCAGGCGAGCTTGGCGTCCTCGGCGTCGTAGCGGGGGGTGGTGTCGTTATGAAAGCCGTGGTTGGCGCCCTCGTAGACGTACGTTTCGAAGGGCACGCCGGCTTTCTTCAATGCCGCCTCGTAGGCCGGGGCGCCGGCGAGGATGCGTTCGTCGAGGGCGGCGTTATGAATCTGAATTGCGGCGTCGATCTTGGAGACGTCCGCCGCGTCCGGCTGACGGCCGTAGTAGGGCACGGCGGCGTCGATCACCTTCGGAATGCGGACCGCCAGCGTGTTCGCCATGCCCCCGCCGAAGCAGAAGCCCACCACGCCCACCTTGCCGGTCGAGCGGGCATGCGAGTCGAGCCACTGGGCGCCGGCGATGAAGTCCTCGGTCATCTCCTCGCCGTCGCGCTTCTGCTGCATCGTCCGGCCCTCGTCGTCGTTGCCGGGGTAGCCGCCCAACGGGGTGAGGGCGTCCGGGGCCAACGCCACGCACCCCGCGACCGCCAACCGCCGGGCCACGTCCTCAATATACGGGTTCAACCCGCGGTTTTCGTGGATCACCAGCACGGCCGGAAACTTCGCCTCGGCCTCGCCGGCCGGCATCGCCAGCAGGCCGCGGATCTCGCCGCCGCCCTTCGGCGATTTGTAGGTGACGTACTCCGTTTGAATGCGCGGGTCGTCCGGTTTGACCTGCTGGGCGAGGGCGTAGTTGGGGGCGAGGGCATTCAGCAGGGCCTCGGTGCCGACGCCCGCCGCCACGAACGCCGCCGCCCTGCGGGTGAAGGTGCGGCGGTCGATACGGCTGTGGGCGAGATCGTCGTAGAGGTCCAGCAACCGCTGGTCGTAGGCGCTGGCCGGCGGCCGCACGGCGGGATCGACGGGGGACTCGGACGCGGCGGGATCGGCGGACACGACGGCGGCTCCGGGAGCGAACGCGGGGACGGGAACGCCGTCAGCCTATCGGGGGGCCGCCGCCAATGCGTCCCTCCGCTCCGCCCTCCGCGCCGCCCTCGCGTCGCGGCGGCGGGGCGGGAACACTGCCTGGCCCGCTCCGTCCCCCCGCCGCCGCCCGCATGTCCGACGCCACCCGCCCCGCCGCCCCGCCCGCGATTCAATTCGAGAACGTCACCCTGCACCGCGGCGGCACGCTGATCCTCGACGGCGTGAGCGGCCGGATCGGCGGCGGCGAGACGGTCGCCCTGCTGGGGGCGAACGGCTCCGGGAAGACGACCCTCAGCCGCGTGATGCTGGGGCAGATGTGGCCCTCGGAGGGCGTCGTGCACGTGCTGGGCGAACGCCTCGGCCGCACGGAACTCCGCAAGTTGCGGCGACGGATCGGCGTGGTCAACGGCGCCACGGACCTCGGCCCCGGGGAGCTGCGGCGGACCGGGGCGATCGTCGACGCCCGGCTGGACGCGGTCTCGGCGGTCTGCACCGGCTTCTTCGCCACGGTCAGCCAGTTCGAAAAACCCACCGAAGAGCAGCGGGACGCCGCCGCCGAGCTGCTGCGAATCGTCGGGCTGGGCCACCGGCTTTCTCACCCCTTACTAAAGCTCTCCACCGGGGAGCAGCGGCGGGCGGTGCTGGCCCGGGCGCTGGTGACGAAGCCGGAACTGGTGATCCTCGACGAGCCCACCGCCGGGCTGGACCTGCCCGGCCGGGAGCAGTTGCTCGCCGCCCTGGCCGACCTGCGGGCCGCCCGGCCGCGGCCGACGATTCTGCTCATCACGCATCATGTGGAGGAGATCCCCGGCGACGCCGAGCGCGTCTGGCTGATGCAGGCCGGCCGCCTCACCCACGACGGCCCGCCGGCCGAGGTGTTGCAGAACGACGCCCTCTCCGCCGCGTTCGGCTGCGACGTGCGGGTGAGCCACGACCACGGCCGCTACTGGGTCCAGGTCGCCGCCAACCCCTGGGCCGGCGCCCGCGCGGCGGTCGGGACCTGAGTTCTCCGGGAGGGATCGGCGTGTCGGCGTCTGAACGCACGGCCGGAGCTTGCGCTCCGGGCTCACAGCCGACGCGACGCCTCAGCGTGGTTCGCTCTCGTCGGCCGGTCGGTCGTCGGCGGGGGCGTGGCGGGGGCGTGGCGGTCGCATTTCGGGCAGTCGAGGCGATGTCCCCGCATCTCGCGTCGCCCCTGTCGGGTCGTCACCCAGTCCCGAACCGTCCAGGGCGGGTCGTGCCGCACATGCTGGTTGTGGCCGCAGGCGAGCTGCGCGACCCAGTGCCCCGCGTCGTCCAGGTGGTAGCCGGTGATCGCTTGCCGCATGGGGCCACGGTAGGGAGAGGCGTTCGCCCCCGGCAACGGCCTGGCGTCCCCCGAACAACGGCCCCCGCCCAATCTGCACTTGGACATGCACGTTTCGGCGCCGTACCGTGGGGAGCGCGTTTTCGAGACGCGGTCCCCGGCCTCCGGCACGTTCTTTCGGTCACTCCATGTCCCGTCGCTCCTGGACTTCTCGGACGTACTGGGCCGCGGTCCTGGCGGTCGCCTTCGTCACGCCGGCGGCGACGGCGCAGCGTGACGACTACAGCGGCCCGCCCATCAGTTACGAGACCGCGGAGGTCGACGACCCGGTCGCGCGATTGTCCCGGCAGCTCGAGGCCGGCGAAATTGAACTGACGTTCGACGCGGAGCACGGGTACCTGAAAGGGCTGCTCACGGCGCTGGACGTGCCGGAGAGTTCGCAGACGCTGGTCTTCTCCAAGACCAGCATGCAGCGGAACCTGATCTCCCCGCGGACGCCGCGCGCCCTCTATTTTAACGATGACGTATACGTCGGGTTCTGCCAGGGCGGCGGGGTCCTCGAACTGGCGGCCACCGACGCGCAGCAGGGCGCGACCTTCTATACGCTGGAGCAATCCGCGGCCGAACCGCCGCGGCTGGTTCGGGACCGCGGCCACTGCCTGACCTGTCACGCCTCCACCCGCACGCAGGACGTGCCCGGGTATCTGGTGCGCAGCGTCTTCGTGAGTGCGGGCGGGCAGCCGGAGTTCGGCAGCGGGACCTTCACGACCGACCACGCCAGCCCGTTCGAGGAGCGCTGGGGCGGCTGGTACGTCACCGGCACGCACGGCGACATGCGGCACATGGGCAACGCTTTGTACCAACGGCGGGAGGGCGACGTGGACCGTGAGGCCGGCGCCAACGTGACCTCGCTGGAGGGCCGCGTCGCCACCACGCCCTACCTCACCCCGCACAGCGACCTCGTCGCGTTGATGGTGTTGGAGCATCAAACCCAGATGCACAACGCCCTCGCCTGGGCGAATTATGAAACGCGGCGGGCGCTCCACCAGTCGCAGGTGATGAACGAGGCGCTGGACCGCCCGGCCGATTATCTCAGCCCCACCAGCGAGCGCCGCATCGACGCCGCGGCCGATCGCGTGCTGGAGTATCTCCTGTTCCGCGACGAGTTCCCGCTGACCTCCCCCGTCGCCGGCACGAGCGCCTTTACCACCGAGTTTCAGGCCCGCGGCGTCCGCGATTCGCAGGGGCGGTCGCTGCGCGACTTCGACCTCGACACGCGGCTGTTCCGTCACCCGTGCAGCTATCTAATCCACTCGGCGGCGTTCGACGGACTGCCGGACGTGGTGCGGGGCCGAGTCCTGACAAAGTTAAAGTCCATTCTCCAAGGCGGGGCAGCCGCGGAAGATTATCCGCGACTGACGCCCGCGGATCACCGGGCGTTGCGGGAGATCCTGACCGAGACCAAGCCGGAGTTCGCGGCGCTGGAATAGCGGCGGGAACGGGCGACGCCCTCACGGCAGGGGTTTGCCGCCGGTCACGGCGATGCGTTCGCCGATGATGTAGCTGCTGTCCGGCGTGGCGAGGAACACGTAAGCCGGGGCCAGTTCCGCCGGCTGGGCGGGCCGGCCGATCGGCGTGTCGCCCCCGAACTCCGCCACGTGCTCGCCGGGGAAGGAATAGGGGATCAACGGCGTCCAGACCGGCCCCGGGGCGACCGCGTTCACCCGCACCCCCTGTTTGATCGCCTCCTCGGCGAGGGCCTTGGTGAACGTCAAGATCGCCCCCTTCGTGGTACTGTACGGGATCAGCGGCGCGGAGGGCTGATAGGCCTGGATGCTGGTCGTATTAATGATCGCCCCTCCCGGCGGGATGTGTTCCAACGCCTTCTTGGACAGGTGGAACATCGCGAAGACGTTCGTGCGATAGGTCTTCTCCAACTCCTCCGCGGTGACCTCTTTAATGCTGCCGAAGGTCATCTGATAAGCGGCGTTGTTGACCAGCACGTCCAGTCCGCCGAACTCGCTAATGCAGCGGTCGACCAGCGCCTCGCAGTGGGCCGGGTCGGCCAGGTCGCCGGGCACGGCGACGCAGCGGCGGCCCTCCTCTTTTTCGCAGACTTCGACGGTCTTTTTCGCGTCGTCGTGCTCGTCGAGGTAGGAGATCAGCACGTCGGCCCCCTCGCGGACGAAGGCCAGGGCGACGGCCCGGCCGATGCCGCTGTCCCCGCCGGTAATTAACGCGACCTTCCCCTTCATCCGGCCGTAGCCGTGGTAGGAGAGTTCGCCGTAATCCGGCTCCGGCTCCATCTTGCGTTCGCTGCCGACGGGCTGCTGTTCCTGGGCGGGGAACGGCGGCTTGGGGCCCATCTCGCGGGGGTCGGTCTCGGTCGGCTGGCGGGACATCGGGGGCCTGCAGGTCGGGGAACACTCTGACCGACCACGTTAGCCGGCGGCCGCGTGGCCCTCCCCGGACGAAGACCGATCGCCCGGTAGGGCGAGAACCGTCGGGGGCTCCCGCGGCCGGGCGGGGGGGCCGAAACCGACGGGGACGCACCGGGTCGACGGCGGGTCCGCCGCCCCGTTCCCGGCCGGAGGGGCGGGTCGTAGCGTGTTTTAACCCTCTCCCCACCGGCCCCCAACCCGGAGCCCCCGCAATGCGCTTCATCCCCACCCGCTTACACGCAATTGCCGACTACGGCACCGCCGTCCTGCTATTCGCCCTGCCCTGGTTGCTGGGCCTCGCCGCCACGGAGCGCGGGGAGGGCTACGGGGCGTTGGTGGCGGTTTGCGTGGCGGCGGGCGCCGGCTTGGCCCTGCTGAGTTTGGTGACGAATTACGAGGGCGGCCTGCTCCCGGCGGTGCCGATGCCGGCGCACCTCACCGCCGACGCAATCATGGGCGCCGTCCTCATCGCCGCCCCGTGGGTATTCGGCTTCGCGGAGACCTTCGGCGACTGGACTTGGGCGGCGTTCGTCGCGATCGGGCTCATGGAGATCGGCGCGGCCCTGTTTACGCACACCCGCAGCCCGGCGGCGGTCCCCACCGACCCCCGCCCCGGCACGGAGTCCCATTCCGGCGCCCAGCGTCCCGCCCGGATCTGAACCGCCGCGTGCGGAGTTCCGATTGAACCCGACGACGCCCGGCCGCTTGCGGTCGGGCGTCGTTCGCTGCGCCCGCCGCTACTCGGCTGCGGCGGCCTCGGGCTGCGGTGTGAGGAGTTCGGGGCGGTCGAGGACGAGGTAGTGCCCGTGATCGGCCGTCACGATCATCACGCTCTCCTCCCAATTGCTGTGACGCTCGACCCAGTCGGTGACGACCTTCACGGCCGCGTCGCCGCTGTTCACCGCGCCGATCGAGTTGTCCAGGTTGTTGTCGTGGTTCGCCCAGTCGACGTCGCCCGGTTCCACCATCAGCCAGAACCCCTCCGGGTCGCGTTCGAGCACCGTCAACGCGGCCCGGGTCATGTCGGCCAGGGTCGGGTTCTCGGAGAGATCCGCGGGGGAATATTCCTCGGCCTTTTTCGTCCGGCCGGCGGTCGGGTCGTAGCCGCCGTCGGCGGTCTGGAACGGCAGGTGGCCCTTCCCCGTCTTCGTGCCGTAGAAGCCGAGCAGCCGCTGCGACTCCGCCGCCGCCTGTTCGGCCGCTTCCATTAATCGTTCGGCGCCGGACACGCCGGGCGTGCGGTACGCGACGACGTAGCGGCCGCCGTGCTCGACGTCGACCTGCCGCCGGTCCTCCGCGGCGAGGTAGGAATTGCCGGGGACGTAGTTCTCCCCCTGCCCGGAGTCCTGATCGCGGTCGGCGCCGTAGCCGCCGCCGATCAGCACGTCGAGTCCCGGCAGCGGGCGGTCGGGGTGGCTGATCGAGGGCAACCCCAGCAGGTCGCGGGTCAGATCCTGATAGTCGTTGCGATGCACGTTATGGGCGTACGCCGCCGCCGGGGTGGCGTGGCTGATCGGCACGCTGGAGACGGCGCCGACGGCGAGGCCCTGCTCCTGGGCCATGTGGGCGATCGTGCGGACGCGGCGCCCCTCCGCGTCGACGTTGACGGCGTTGTTATACGTCTTGATCCCCGCCGTCATGCTGACCGCGGAGGAGGCGGAGTCGGTGTAGGCGTGCCGGTTCGACGAGAACTTCGGGCCGGAGACGAGGTATTCGAGGTCCTC
Coding sequences within:
- a CDS encoding alpha/beta hydrolase family protein; protein product: MHLVVSRLLLLAFASVAPAAAAFDDRAPTDTLPPLTDGRAPANFEEMWAGFDPLAEPLEVETLREWEEDGVAMKVVRFRIGVFKGEKATLAAVYGAPADLAEGKRVPGLVQIHGGGQFADENACLTNARRGYATVSIAWAGRISAKDYRVGPDEVRLFWDGKTDDPAYRVTTDWGAVDGYHAPGRNPRNAFPSAQPAAWTLDAVESPRNSGWFLAAIAARRALTYLESRPEVDADRLGVYGHSMGGKLTVMTAVDDRVKAAAPSCGGISDRDNDSPLFRATLGDDVSLKHVDCPIVFLSPSNDFHGRIGDLPRAISEIASEEWRATCSPHRNHQDAPEYEVATQLWFDQHLKGTFVTPETPRTTLDLTAADGTPTLTVEPDRSRRILAVDVYYTQDGKPDETPADRDDVVHRYWRHADAVEIDGRWTASLPLASTDAPLWAYANVLYALDEPVTGAGYYYRTYTTDRFNLSSLLTVASPKDLRENGVRPALTRPATSGPVVIETFEPGWERAWFTNTPERWGRTTNKISDEFYAAPAGGRLAVDVQSEQANELVIRLDDYVAVVPVRPTDGGWRTVSLSPEEFQNFDGEPRTDWGGVRQLTLSEAERLRGSRGDARPSRVVGGSWQGPPRFRDLRWEPPQVAADPAPPTDGAALLDVFPPPTATVAPDRRGETQLIEAFTPTDPALWDERLDERAVFHLEMRHDQRPENSFRLRLGRGGQIYSLQGPFGESMPPSWRAPGGKLSPWNDEVWQFVAVCTRYNGLAAVEKAGPVPPAFARALRDSGYEDTFFIHNSGAYVPGEATSLYCPLLASDYDEATGTARMLNWGLVPQLKTIHRSPLLYYTQVRDAGDGVIELTWVVHHFGDREDVVFDHLNAPWGGTRVSSLPVRRVSSPTGELLQREGLLSEHGTIDVRKTGGWNLSSASEAADSPSLALVFGRDKHLEAELARRDAGEPYVQFKHSLYRDWRASEPLYRTQWQDWAERPANSFRNYDVCEIIPKLRIVPDSTIWFRSYLVVGPSAEAQRRAAELVPHVDYGLLQFPRASTALRSVSLPSAGDAPAASFELYSKPVPGSRPVFLIRNRQTNEEAVTADPYLFVKSEPLALDLPAEHPHADYFAEVRGLSLAERRSDWRALLGYALLEPPEEPGWQPLSQALRGGRFPAAEGRHRELWVRLDGDGESSPR
- a CDS encoding alkaline phosphatase, with protein sequence MTKSRSNRRPSLWLPFVLLACGAVVPASAPGGDAVRELQERAIEEGVSPAAHWGWRPDTYTLWGTHSNRLIPIYTYGTAGAGVDLDDYTGANSAYRSGEKLIRLYGRPPANTLNPEAEYLDQTNVFELQRAALQAGKKHIFLIVFDGMDWQTTRAAAIYNTRRIPYSSGRGTGTHFQEYDANGTSQFGFMVTSPHNDGTDVDVDAQRVLNPGGALAGGYDPARAGADPWTPGEDLEYLVSGPKFSSNRHAYTDSASSAVSMTAGIKTYNNAVNVDAEGRRVRTIAHMAQEQGLAVGAVSSVPISHATPAAAYAHNVHRNDYQDLTRDLLGLPSISHPDRPLPGLDVLIGGGYGADRDQDSGQGENYVPGNSYLAAEDRRQVDVEHGGRYVVAYRTPGVSGAERLMEAAEQAAAESQRLLGFYGTKTGKGHLPFQTADGGYDPTAGRTKKAEEYSPADLSENPTLADMTRAALTVLERDPEGFWLMVEPGDVDWANHDNNLDNSIGAVNSGDAAVKVVTDWVERHSNWEESVMIVTADHGHYLVLDRPELLTPQPEAAAAE
- a CDS encoding ABC transporter ATP-binding protein produces the protein MSDATRPAAPPAIQFENVTLHRGGTLILDGVSGRIGGGETVALLGANGSGKTTLSRVMLGQMWPSEGVVHVLGERLGRTELRKLRRRIGVVNGATDLGPGELRRTGAIVDARLDAVSAVCTGFFATVSQFEKPTEEQRDAAAELLRIVGLGHRLSHPLLKLSTGEQRRAVLARALVTKPELVILDEPTAGLDLPGREQLLAALADLRAARPRPTILLITHHVEEIPGDAERVWLMQAGRLTHDGPPAEVLQNDALSAAFGCDVRVSHDHGRYWVQVAANPWAGARAAVGT
- a CDS encoding SPW repeat domain-containing protein encodes the protein MRFIPTRLHAIADYGTAVLLFALPWLLGLAATERGEGYGALVAVCVAAGAGLALLSLVTNYEGGLLPAVPMPAHLTADAIMGAVLIAAPWVFGFAETFGDWTWAAFVAIGLMEIGAALFTHTRSPAAVPTDPRPGTESHSGAQRPARI
- a CDS encoding SDR family oxidoreductase, which encodes MSRQPTETDPREMGPKPPFPAQEQQPVGSERKMEPEPDYGELSYHGYGRMKGKVALITGGDSGIGRAVALAFVREGADVLISYLDEHDDAKKTVEVCEKEEGRRCVAVPGDLADPAHCEALVDRCISEFGGLDVLVNNAAYQMTFGSIKEVTAEELEKTYRTNVFAMFHLSKKALEHIPPGGAIINTTSIQAYQPSAPLIPYSTTKGAILTFTKALAEEAIKQGVRVNAVAPGPVWTPLIPYSFPGEHVAEFGGDTPIGRPAQPAELAPAYVFLATPDSSYIIGERIAVTGGKPLP
- a CDS encoding DUF3565 domain-containing protein, which produces MRQAITGYHLDDAGHWVAQLACGHNQHVRHDPPWTVRDWVTTRQGRREMRGHRLDCPKCDRHAPATPPPTTDRPTRANHAEASRRL
- a CDS encoding dienelactone hydrolase family protein, with product MRPPASAYDQRLLDLYDDLAHSRIDRRTFTRRAAAFVAAGVGTEALLNALAPNYALAQQVKPDDPRIQTEYVTYKSPKGGGEIRGLLAMPAGEAEAKFPAVLVIHENRGLNPYIEDVARRLAVAGCVALAPDALTPLGGYPGNDDEGRTMQQKRDGEEMTEDFIAGAQWLDSHARSTGKVGVVGFCFGGGMANTLAVRIPKVIDAAVPYYGRQPDAADVSKIDAAIQIHNAALDERILAGAPAYEAALKKAGVPFETYVYEGANHGFHNDTTPRYDAEDAKLAWERTIAFFNKHLKAG